Below is a window of Nocardioides sp. S-1144 DNA.
GGCGCCAAGGCCATCGAGCTCGACCTCGAGACGCTCGACGGTGCCGGCGGCTACGCCCGGGAGATGAGCGAGGACCGGGCGGCGCGGCAGCGCGAGCTGCTGGCGCCCTACATCGCGAACGCCGACGCGCTGATCACCACCGCCGCCGTCCCGGGGCGCACCGCGCCGCTGCTGGTCGAGGCGGCCACGATCGAGCAGATGCGCCCGGGCTCGGTGGTCGTCGACCTCGCCGCCGACAGCGGGGGCAACGTGGAGGGCGCCGTCGCCGGCACGATCGTCCGGATCGGGCACGCCCAGGTGTGGGGCGGGCGCAACGTCCCCTCGCAGATGCCGGGGCCGGCGTCCCGACTCTACGCCCAGAACATCGTCAACCTCGTCACGCTCCTCACGCGCGCCGACGCCGACGGCGCACCCACGCTCGACCCCGACCTCGACGACGAGATCCTCGCCGCCGCCTGCGTCACCCACGACGGCGTCGTCCGCCACGAACCCACCCGCGTCGCCCTCGAGGGCAACCCGGCCGAGGAGCGACCATGAGCACCCCACGCCGTTCTCCGGCTCCCCCGCTTCGCTCCGCCGCCGAACAACGCCGAGGGGACCCCGCATGAGCACCCCACGCCGTTCTCCGGCTCCCCCGCTTCGCTCCGCCGCCGAACAACGCCGAGGGGACCCCGCATGAGCAACGACGTCACCTGGCTGACCTACATCGTCCTCAGCGTCTTCGTCGGCATCGAGGTGATCTCCAAGGTCTCCTCGACGCTGCACACCCCGCTCATGTCCGGCGCGAACGCCATCCACGGGATCATCCTGCTCGGCGCGATCCTCGTCGCCGGCAGCGCCGACGGCTTCGCGCTGGTGGTCGCGCTGGTGGCGATCGTGCTCGCGGCGATCAACATGGTCGGCGGGTTCGTGGTGACCGACCGGATGCTGCAGATGTTCACCCGCAAGCCCCCGGCGAGGAAGCCCGTCGAGGGCGGGGGCGCCTGATGCCGACCTGGGCCGAGGTCGTCTTCCTCGTCTGCGCCGTCGGGTTCATCCTCGCCCTCAAGGGCCTGTCGGGTCCGCGGACGGCGCGCACGGGCAACCTGGTCGGCGCCGGTGCCGCCGTCGTCGCGTGCGCGGTGCCGTTCCTCTACGCCGACCTCGACAACGTCGTGCTCATCCTGGTCGCCGTGGCCGTCGGCACGGTGGTCGGGGCCGTCGGCGCGCAGCGCGTCCAGATGACCCAGATGCCGCAGATGGTCGCGCTGTTCAACGGCGTCGGCGGCGGTGCGGCCGCGCTGGTCGCCCTCCTCGAGCTCGAGCACCTCGCGGACGCCGCCGCGGTCGGCGTCGACGTCGAGGTCGCCTACCTGGTGGCGACGGCGTTCACGATCCTCGTCGGCGCGGTCTCGTTCTCGGGCTCGGTGATCACCTTCGCCAAGCTCCAGGACCTGATGACCTCGCGCCCGGTCGTCTTCCCCGGCCTGCCGGTCGCCTTCGGCGGGGTGTTCCTCGCCGGGCTGGTCGTGTCCGGGGTGATCGTCGACGAGCCGGTGGTGTGGGCCGGCGTCGTGCTCGCCGTGCTCGGCCTGGCGCTCGGCGTCCTGCTGGTGCTGCCGGTCGGCGGCGCCGACGTCCCGATCGTCATCTCGCTGCTCAACGCCTTCACCGGCCTCACCGTCGCCGCCGGCGGCTACGTGCTGCAGAACACCGTGCTCCTCGTCGCCGGCACCCTGGTCGGTGCCTCGGGCACGTTCCTCACGCTGCTGATGGCCAGGGCGATGGGGCGCTCGGTGTCCAACATCCTCTTCGGCGCGCTCCGGGGGGGCTCGACCCTCGGCGCCGGCGAGGCCTCCGACCGGCCGGTGCGCAGCGCCGGGCCCGAGGACGTCGCGATCCTCCTCGGGTACGCCGACCGGGTGATCGTCGTGCCCGGCTACGGCCTGGCCGTGGCCCAGGCGCAGCACACGTTGCGCGAGCTGGTCGAGGTGCTGCTCGCCCGCGGCACCGAGGTCGACTACGCGATCCACCCGGTCGCGGGCCGGATGCCGGGTCACATGAACGTGCTGCTCGCCGAGGCCCAGGTGCCCTACGAGCAGCTCAAGGAGATGGACGACATCAACGGCGAGTTCCGCCAGACCGACGTCGTCCTGGTCGTCGGCGCCAACGACGTCGTCAACCCGGCCGCCCGCACCACGCCGAGCGCGCCGATCTACGGGATGCCGATCCTCGACGTCGACCAGGCGCGCCAGGTGGTCTTCCTCAAGCGCTCGATGCGACCGGGCTTCGCCGGCATCGAGAACGAGCTGCTCTTCGAGCCCACCACGACCCTGCTCTTCGGCGACGCCAAGGACACCCTCGGCAAGGTGCTGGCCGCGACCAAGGCCCTCTGACGCCGCCCCACCCCGGTCTGCCCCGGTCGCACTGGCTCGGCACGCGGGGGAGGGGTTGTCAGACAAGGAACACCGGCGGGCGGGGGGAGGTTCAGCCCCACATGACCAACACACCCACGAAGATCGTCTACACCGCCCGCGCCTCCGTCACCGGTGGCCGCGCCGGCCACGCCCGGTCCGAGGACGGCGTCCTGGACCTCGACCTGACCGCCCCGAAGGAGACCGGCGGGCCGGGCACCGGCACGAACCCGGAGCAGCTGTTCGCCGTCGGCTACGGCGCCTGCTTCCAGGGTGCGCTCGGCCTGGCCGCCAAGAACGCCGGCGTCGACGCGTCCGGCTCGACGGTCGACATCGCGGTCGGCTTCGGTCCCGAGGGCGACTCGTTCGCCATCACCGCCGACATCACCGCGACCATCCCGGGCGTCGACGACGCCAAGGCGCAGGAGCTCGTCGAAGCCGCGCACCAGCTCTGCCCCTACTCCAAGGCCACCCGCGGCAACGTCCCCGTCACGGTGACCGGCAAGGGCGCCTGAGCCCCGAGCGCCGGGACGTCCCGGCAGCGCTCAGGACCGGGCGTCGGAGAGAGCCTCGCGCAGGCCGATCCGGCGCCCGGTCTGCAGCAGGGTGCGCTCGTAGACCGCCGCCCCCACCCGCACGAACAGCGCGGCCGCGGCCACCGTGGTGAGGATCGCGACCCCGAGCTGCCACAGCGGGACGTCGCCCTCGGCGAGCCGCGACGGCATCATCATCGTCGAGACGATCGGCAGCATCGAGACGACGGTCCTGACGCCGTCGCCGGCCAGCACCGAGACCAGGTACGGCGCGAACAGGATCATCTGCAGCGGCGCCGTCGTCGCGCCCAGGTCCTGCTGGCGCCCGGCCAGCGAGCCGGCGATCGACCAGAACCCGGCGAGCGCGACGAAGCCGAGCACGAAGAAGACCACGTACCACCCGATCGCCGGGCCGACGACGCCGAGCGCGTGCCCGTTGCCGGTCGCGAGCAGCGCGACGACGCCGACCGCGGCGAGCAGCACGGTCTGCCCGACCGCCAGGACCGAGGTGCCGATGACCTTGCCCCACAGCAGCGTCCGGATCGGGACGGCGGCGGCCAGGATCTCCACGACCCGGCTCTCCTTCTCCTGCGTGACCGACGAGGCGATCTGCATCCCGAACGTCAGCGCGGTGACGTAGAACAGCAGCACGAACACGAACGACGCCGCCGTGCGCAGGCCGGCGTCCTCGGCGTCGGGGTCGAGGAGGCGCTGGCCGACCTGGGTGCCGGCGGTGAGGGCCTCCAGGTCGACGTCCTGGGCGGCGGCGTTCTCCTGGGTGACCGCCTGCGAGACGGCGGCCCGCAGCGCCTCGCCGAGCACCGGCTCGACCTCGCCGTCGCCGACCAGCTCGTAGCCGTCGTCGGTGGCGAGCAGGGCGGCGTCGACGTCGCCCTCGCGCACGGCCTCCTCGGCCGCCGCGGGGTCGTCGTAGTCCTGGGCCTCGAGCTCGGTCCCGTCCTCGAGCGAGCCGGCGATCGACGACCCGCTGGCCACCAGGTCGCTGCTCGCGCCGCCGACCACCGCGACGTCGTAGGTCTCCTCGCCGTCGGGGAACAGCGTCACCGCGACCACGATCGCGACCAGGCCGAGGACGAGCGCGGCGACGGAGAACCGGAACGCCTTGCTGCGACCTGGGTGCTGACCTCGCGGGCGGCGACGACCCGCCAGAGCCCGGTCGTCCTGCGGCTGCTCATCGGGTGACCTCCCGGAAGATCTCGGACAACGGCTGGCGCACCCGGGCGACCTCCTGGACCGGCCCGCGGGCCACGGCGGCGGCCACCAGGTCGGGCGCGCTGAGCCCGTCGAGGCTGACCACGGCGCTGGACCCGTCGACGTCGTCGACCACGACGCCGGCCAGGTCGCGCAGCCAGGCCGCGTCGACGTCGCCGGCGTGGACGACGCGGGTAGCGGTCCGCGCCGCGGGCGCGCAGGTCCTCGACGGTGCCGGAGGCGACCACCCGGCCGCGCGCCAGCACCACGACGTCGTCGCACAGCCGCTCGACCAGGTCGAGCTGGTGGCTGGAGAACAGCAGCGGGAGCTGGCCGGCCTCGGCGCGCAGCAGCTCGATCATCGAGTCGACCGCGGTGGGGTCGAGGCCGGAGAAGGGCTCGTCGAGCACCAGCGCGGACGGCCGGTGCACCAGGGCGGCCGCGATCTGGACGCGCTGCTGGTTGCCCAGCGACAGGTCGTCGAGGACGTCGTCGCGGCGCTCCTCGAGGCCGAAGTGGCCCAGCAGCGACGTCGCCCGGGCGGCGGCGTCGTCGGCGCCGAGCCCGTGCAGCCGGGCGAAGAAGACCAGCTGCTCGTGCAGCTTCATCCGCGGGTAGAGGCCGCGCTCCTCCGGCATGTAGCCGAACGTCCGGCGCGCCTCGGCGGTGATCGGGGCGCCGTTCCAGAGCACCTCCCCGCCGCTGGTGCCCAGGACGCCCATCAGCATCCGCATCGTGGTGGTCTTGCCGGCGCCGTTGGCCCCCACGAAGCCGGTGACCCGGCCGGGGGTGACGGTGAAGGAGACGTCGTCGACCACCGTCGTCGAGCCGTAGACCCTGCTCAGCGAGCGCGCTTCCAGCATGCCCGCCAACGTAGGGGACGGCGCGACGCCCGGGACCGGGCGGGTCGCGGGGTGGGTCAGCCGGCGATGCCGTACAGCCGGTCGCCGGCGTCGCCGAGGCCGGGCACGATGTAGCCCTTCTCGTTCAGCCGCTCGTCCAGCGCGGCGGTGACCACGGTGACCGGCACCGGCAGGCCCTCGAGGGCGCGCTCGAGGTTGTCGCAGCCCTCGGGGGCGGCGAGCAGGCAGATGCAGGTGATGTCGTCGGCGCCCCGGTCGGTGAGGAAGCGGATCGCGGCCGCGAGCGTGCCCCCGGTCGCCAGCATCGGGTCGAGCACGTAGCACTGGCGTCCGGACAGGTCCTCGGGCAGCCGCTCGGCGTACGTCGCGGCCTCGAGCGTCTCCTCGTTGCGCACCATCCCGAGGAAGCCGACCTCGGCGGTCGGCAGCAGCCGCATCATCCCGTCGAGCATCCCGAGCCCGGCCCGCAGGATCGGCACGACCAGCGGCTTCGGCGTCGCGAGCGTCACGCCGGTCATCGGCGCCACCGGCGTCACGATGTCGTCGGGGACGACGCGCACGTCGCGGGTCGCCTCGTAGGCCAGCAGGGTCACCAGCTCGTCGGTGAGGTTGCGGAACGTCGGGGAGTCGGTGCGCTCGTCGCGGAGCACGGTGAGCTTGTGGGCCACCAGCGGGTGGTCGACGACGTGGGTGCGCATGGCCGCACCTTAGTGCCGACGCGCCGAAAGGGCTTGACCACGTCCGACCGCACCCCGACGCTGGGGACATGGCCGAGACCCTCGACGAGGTCGACTTCGCCCTCGCCGCCTACCGCGACGACGGCGCGTGGGTGGTGCAGGAGCTGGCGCACGACCTCCCGGCCGACGTCGACACCCTGAGCGAGGCGCTGCGCCGCTTCCAGGGCGACGGCGGCGCGGTCGGGCTGGTCGCCATCGACGACGACTTCTTCCTCGTCCTGCGGGTCCAGGCCGGGCGCACCCGGCTGCTGCTCTCCGACATCACCGCGGCCGGGGAGTGGGACCTGGCCGAGACCGCCGTCGACTTCCTCCGGCTCCCGCAGCCCGACGACGACGACCAGCAGGCGCCGGCCGGCGACCTCGACCTGCTCGCCGACCTCGGTCTCGACGCCGTCGCCCTCGAGGCGATGCTCGACGACCCCGACCTCTACCCCGACGAGCTGCTCTCCGACGTCGCCCGGCTGCTCGGCTTCGGCGCGCTCTTCGACGACGTCGTCGGCCTCGCCCCGGCCTGAGCGCCAGCACCCGGGGGCTGGTCGCCCGAGCGGCGCCGCACGTCCCGGCGTGGATGATGGGCCGGTGAGCAGGCACCGCTGGGACGACGCGATGGGGGCCGCCCTCCAGGAGGCGCGGGCGGCGCTGGCCACCGGCGACGTGCCGATCGGCGCGGTCGTGCTCGGGCCGGACGCAGCGGTGCTCGGACGCGGCCGCAACGTCCGCGAGGCCGACCAGGACCCCACCGGCCACGCCGAGGTGGTCGCGCTGCGCGAGGCCGCCCGCACGCTCGGCTCCTGGCGGTTGGGCGGGTGCACCCTCGTCGTCACGCTCGAGCCCTGCACCATGTGCGCCGGGGCGGCCGTGCTGGCGCGGGTCGAGCGGGTCGTGTTCGCCGCCCACGACGACAAGGCCGGTGCCGTCGGGTCGCTGTGGGACGTCGTCCGCGACCGCCGGCTCAACCACCGGCCCGAGGTGGTCGCCGGGGTGCGCGCCGCCGAGTCGGTCGCGCTGCTCACGGACTTCTTCGGCGAACGCCGCTGAACCGGCGGCGATGACTCCGGTCGGCGGGTCGGGTCAGCACCTGCCATGAGCGACGAGCTGGACCTCACCCCCACCGCCCGCGAGCTGGCCCGCCTGGTGCGCGGCACCCGCGAGGACCAGCTGGGGCACCGGACGCCGTGCCCGGCGTACACGGTCGCCGACCTGGTCGACCATGTCCGGGAGCTGACCGTCGCGTTCACCCGCGCCGCGACGAAGGAGCCGGCGACCGGCGACGCCGCACCGGGCGGCGGTGCGGCGCGGTCGCTGGACGCCGTCCGCGAGGAGGTCGCGGCCGGGCTCGACCGGCTCGCCGCCGCCTGGGCCGAGCCGGCGGCGTACGAGGGGCGCACCTGGGCGGGACCGGTCGAGCTGAGCGCGCCGGAGGCCGCCCTCGTCGCCCTCGACGAGATCACCGTGCACGCCTGGGACCTGGCGGTGGCGACGGGTCAGGAGTACGCCGCCGACCCCGCCGCCGTCGAGGCGTGCACCGGCTTCGCGGCCTCGTTCGTGCCTCCCGCGGGCGCCCTCGCCGACGACGCCGGGCTCTTCGGACCCCCGGTCGCGGTGGCCGAGGACGCGAGCCCGCTCGACCGGCTGGTCGGCCTGACCGGTCGCGACCCCGGCTGGGGCCGGTAGCCGGGTCAGGGGCCGGCCCCGCCTCGGCGGCCGGGACAGCGGTCACCGACGGTCGACCGCGAACCGGACGGCGCCGTGAGGGCCGGCCGACACCCCATGAGCCGGCCGGCCCTTCACCGGCTCAACGACGAGGGCGGCGCGAGGTCACGCGCCGATCCGATTTCACCCGCCCGTCCGGGCTCCGGTAGCCTTCCCGGCGGTGGCGTGTCCGAGCGGCCGAAGGTGCATCACTCGAAATGATGTGTGGGGCAACCCACCGTGGGTTCAAATCCCACCGCCACCGCCAGCTTCACCCGACCGGC
It encodes the following:
- a CDS encoding NAD(P) transhydrogenase subunit alpha part 2, whose protein sequence is MSNDVTWLTYIVLSVFVGIEVISKVSSTLHTPLMSGANAIHGIILLGAILVAGSADGFALVVALVAIVLAAINMVGGFVVTDRMLQMFTRKPPARKPVEGGGA
- a CDS encoding NAD(P)(+) transhydrogenase (Re/Si-specific) subunit beta, with amino-acid sequence MPTWAEVVFLVCAVGFILALKGLSGPRTARTGNLVGAGAAVVACAVPFLYADLDNVVLILVAVAVGTVVGAVGAQRVQMTQMPQMVALFNGVGGGAAALVALLELEHLADAAAVGVDVEVAYLVATAFTILVGAVSFSGSVITFAKLQDLMTSRPVVFPGLPVAFGGVFLAGLVVSGVIVDEPVVWAGVVLAVLGLALGVLLVLPVGGADVPIVISLLNAFTGLTVAAGGYVLQNTVLLVAGTLVGASGTFLTLLMARAMGRSVSNILFGALRGGSTLGAGEASDRPVRSAGPEDVAILLGYADRVIVVPGYGLAVAQAQHTLRELVEVLLARGTEVDYAIHPVAGRMPGHMNVLLAEAQVPYEQLKEMDDINGEFRQTDVVLVVGANDVVNPAARTTPSAPIYGMPILDVDQARQVVFLKRSMRPGFAGIENELLFEPTTTLLFGDAKDTLGKVLAATKAL
- a CDS encoding organic hydroperoxide resistance protein: MTNTPTKIVYTARASVTGGRAGHARSEDGVLDLDLTAPKETGGPGTGTNPEQLFAVGYGACFQGALGLAAKNAGVDASGSTVDIAVGFGPEGDSFAITADITATIPGVDDAKAQELVEAAHQLCPYSKATRGNVPVTVTGKGA
- a CDS encoding ABC transporter permease, whose translation is MTLFPDGEETYDVAVVGGASSDLVASGSSIAGSLEDGTELEAQDYDDPAAAEEAVREGDVDAALLATDDGYELVGDGEVEPVLGEALRAAVSQAVTQENAAAQDVDLEALTAGTQVGQRLLDPDAEDAGLRTAASFVFVLLFYVTALTFGMQIASSVTQEKESRVVEILAAAVPIRTLLWGKVIGTSVLAVGQTVLLAAVGVVALLATGNGHALGVVGPAIGWYVVFFVLGFVALAGFWSIAGSLAGRQQDLGATTAPLQMILFAPYLVSVLAGDGVRTVVSMLPIVSTMMMPSRLAEGDVPLWQLGVAILTTVAAAALFVRVGAAVYERTLLQTGRRIGLREALSDARS
- the upp gene encoding uracil phosphoribosyltransferase, with protein sequence MRTHVVDHPLVAHKLTVLRDERTDSPTFRNLTDELVTLLAYEATRDVRVVPDDIVTPVAPMTGVTLATPKPLVVPILRAGLGMLDGMMRLLPTAEVGFLGMVRNEETLEAATYAERLPEDLSGRQCYVLDPMLATGGTLAAAIRFLTDRGADDITCICLLAAPEGCDNLERALEGLPVPVTVVTAALDERLNEKGYIVPGLGDAGDRLYGIAG
- a CDS encoding tRNA adenosine deaminase-associated protein; this encodes MAETLDEVDFALAAYRDDGAWVVQELAHDLPADVDTLSEALRRFQGDGGAVGLVAIDDDFFLVLRVQAGRTRLLLSDITAAGEWDLAETAVDFLRLPQPDDDDQQAPAGDLDLLADLGLDAVALEAMLDDPDLYPDELLSDVARLLGFGALFDDVVGLAPA
- a CDS encoding nucleoside deaminase, with the protein product MGAALQEARAALATGDVPIGAVVLGPDAAVLGRGRNVREADQDPTGHAEVVALREAARTLGSWRLGGCTLVVTLEPCTMCAGAAVLARVERVVFAAHDDKAGAVGSLWDVVRDRRLNHRPEVVAGVRAAESVALLTDFFGERR
- a CDS encoding TIGR03086 family metal-binding protein, with amino-acid sequence MSDELDLTPTARELARLVRGTREDQLGHRTPCPAYTVADLVDHVRELTVAFTRAATKEPATGDAAPGGGAARSLDAVREEVAAGLDRLAAAWAEPAAYEGRTWAGPVELSAPEAALVALDEITVHAWDLAVATGQEYAADPAAVEACTGFAASFVPPAGALADDAGLFGPPVAVAEDASPLDRLVGLTGRDPGWGR